In Trifolium pratense cultivar HEN17-A07 linkage group LG7, ARS_RC_1.1, whole genome shotgun sequence, a genomic segment contains:
- the LOC123898903 gene encoding chaperone protein dnaJ 6-like: MGKTKKKRSRVSVSDDDDEEIRSDNINNDDSDQNQNSLYQVLGVDKTASQQEIKKAYHKLALRLHPDKNPGDEEAKAKFQQLQSVISILGDEQKRAVYDQTGSVDCADLGGDVVQNLHEYFRTMYKKVTEADIEDFEANYRGSDSEKNDLINLYKECKGNMKRLFCSMLCSDAKLDSHRFKDIIDEAIASGELKEKKAYKKWAKKISETKPPTSPLRRKKANKEPKTDLYAIISKRRDERKDRFDSMFSSLISKYGGGHVPEPSEEEFEAAQKKMESRRSSKKPRRK, translated from the exons atgggtaagacgaagaagaagagaagtAGGGTTTCCGTTTCCGACGACGATGATGAAGAAATCCGATCTGATAATATCAATAACGACGATTCCGATCAAAACCAAAACTCTCTCTACCAG GTTCTTGGTGTGGACAAAACAGCATCTcaacaagaaattaagaaagcATATCACAAATTAGCGTTGAGACTTCATCCTGATAAGAATCCTGGTGATGAG GAAGCTAAAGCCAAGTTTCAACAACTGCAAAGTGTTATCTCAATTCTTGGAGATGAACAAAAGCGGGCAGTGTATGATCAGACTGGTTCTGTTGATTGTGCT GACCTTGGAGGAGATGTTGTCCAGAATCTTCATGAATATTTCAGAACAATGTACAAGAAG GTTACTGAAGCTGATATTGAAGACTTTGAAGCAAACTATAGGGGATCTGACTCTGAGAAAAATGATTTGATTAATCTTTACAAGGAATGCAAGGGTAATATGAAGAg GTTATTTTGTTCAATGCTTTGTTCGGATGCTAAACTCGACTCACATCGGTTCAAGGATATTATTGATGAGGCTATAGCTTCTG GAGAACTAAAGGAAAAGAAAGCCTACAAGAAATGGGCAAAGAAAATTTCCGAAACCAAGCCACCAACTAGTCCTTTAAGGAGGAAAAA AGCAAATAAGGAACCAAAAACGGATTTGTATGCTATCATATCAAAACGACGAGATGAGAGGAAAGATCGGTTTGATTCTATGTTCTCATCTCTAATTTCAAAATATGGTGGAGGCCATGTGCCAGAACCCTCTGAAGAGGAGTTTGAAGCGGCACAAAAAAAGATGGAAAGCCGAAGATCCTCAAAAAAGCCAAGGCGAAAGTAA
- the LOC123898900 gene encoding serine/threonine-protein kinase Nek2-like isoform X1 — protein MDDYEVIEKLGRGPLGATFLVLHKTDRKRYVLKKIRLAKHTEKSKLTAYQEMDLIAQLNYPYIVEYKDAWVEKEDYIYIISGYCEGGDMAENIKKSRGSFFPEEKVCKWMTQLLLAVDYLHSNRVLHRDLKCSNIFLSKENNIRLGDFGLAKLLNADDLASSAVGTLNYMCPEIFADMPYGYKSDIWSLGCCMFEIVAHQPAFRAPDRAGLINKINRSTISPMPIVYSSTLKQLIKSMLRKNPEHRPTAAELLRHPHLQPFVLRSRNAPSVFLPVHLISCDSPKKSYKSTGGNDNRDKEEGFVNHLEHVYPFEVNGDVQTRNRPNGRKLAVSKSTEDNLETKMVDPTSYTLEFSTSISGSKDESTTSESTVCSVCKEVDFRSRAARGMTESEITSKSTLDSAHEKQVFATENFQKSYAVDINAVTKKIEDTFSNEDSSGNDKDASTSDEVTSQCTRDTLDVEQRFTVEHFQKGDSIDINALTREDKYKFFNKGFDKAESHRENVKPEDFVKSIMSSKDRIGIDINGSIDEVTSESTLEFLLVEQFITEHFQNPDAFDINAVTTEVEGTLSEGCFDTFSECEFDAFSEAPREDAKPEDSSKSILYRKDWNVNDKEPSDDITSKSTLVSVHEEREFATENFQNSNTVGINTLTTEAEDTLSSEGFDTENCQNSNTIGINTVTKKVEDTLSSEGFDKAVAEREDAKPEDSSKSIIYNKDCNGDDKERSIDDITSKSTLDSVHEAHEFAAENFPKSSTIDTNSVTTKVDDTLSSKGFDKAEAERENVKPEDLSESVIYSEYNNKEESIDEITSKSTLDSSNEETQFAAEHFQKPDTIGINALTTEVDNTLSSEGCDKAEAQREDVQPEDSSKSLIYGNGNDKEVSIDEITSNTTLDTLHEEQQVSAEHFQKPNTIDINVVTTKVDDISSNDGFDKAEAQNGNSNPDSPSKSIVFSDDKSDNDKVGFIDEEKASPAKVEQDTDTLNCLKESKNSEAFTPNGDNNDIVVDKTPNEISLSTNNSVGGDKTKRVLSNSGQQRADALESLLELCAHLLKQGKLEELAAVLRPFGEDTVSSRETAIWLTKSLLSSQKFNPET, from the exons ATGGATGATTATGAGGTTATTGAGAAACTTGGAAGAGGACCTTTAGGTGCAACTTTTCTTGTTCTTCATAAGACCGACAGAAAGAG GTATGTATTGAAGAAGATTCGATTAGCCAAGCATACGGAGAAGTCCAAATTGACAGCATACCAAGAG ATGGACCTGATAGCACAACTAAATTACCCTTATATTGTGGAGTACAAAGATGCTTGGGTGGAGAAG GAGGACTATATATACATTATAAGCGGCTATTGCGAAGGCGGTGACAT GGCTGAGAATATAAAGAAATCTCGAGGATCTTTTTTTCCAGAGGAG AAAGTCTGCAAATGGATGACTCAATTGTTGCTAGCTGTCGACTACCTGCACTCTAACCGTGTGCTCCACAGAGATCTTAAG TGTTCCAACATATTCCTCTCCAAAGAAAACAACATTCGTCTAG GTGACTTTGGTCTTGCGAAGCTACTAAACGCAGACGATCTCGCTTCTTCG GCTGTTGGAACTCTAAATTACATGTGTCCCGAGATCTTTGCGGATATGCCATATGGTTATAAATCTGACATATGGTCACTTG GTTGCTGCATGTTTGAAATTGTTGCACATCAGCCGGCATTTCGTGCTCCA GACAGGGCTGGActtatcaataaaataaatagatccACCATTTCTCCGATGCCAATTGTTTACTCTTCCACACT GAAACAACTTATCAAGAGCATGCTGAGGAAAAACCCTGAACACAGACCAACA GCGGCTGAATTGTTGAGACATCCTCATTTACAACCTTTTGTTCTTCGCTCTCGTAATGCACCATCGGTTTTTCTTCCGGTACATCTCATAAGTTGTGACTCGCCAAAAAAATCTTACAAATCTACTGGTGGCAATGACAATAGGGACAAAGAAGAAGGATTTGTAAACCATTTGGAGCATGTTTATCCGTTTGAGGTAAATGGAGATGTACAGACAAGAAACCGACCAAATGGTCGCAAATTAGCAGTGTCAAAAAGCACAGAAGACAACCTTGAGACTAAAATGGTTGATCCTACCAGCTACACATTGGAATTCTCTACTAGTATTAGTGGCTCAAAAGACGAGTCGACAACATCTGAATCAACCGTTTGCAGCGTGTGCAAGGAAGTAGACTTCAGAAGTAGAGCTGCAAGAGGTATGACTGAAAGTGAGATCACTTCAAAGAGTACCCTAGATTCTGCGCATGAAAAGCAAGTATTTGCTactgaaaattttcaaaagtcATATGCAGTTGACATAAATGCAGTgactaaaaaaattgaagatacTTTTTCCAATGAAGACAGCAGTGGCAATGATAAAGATGCGTCCACCAGTGATGAGGTCACATCACAATGTACTCGAGATACTCTAGATGTAGAACAAAGATTTACTGTTGAACATTTTCAGAAGGGTGATTCAATTGACATAAATGCATTAACTAGAGaagacaaatataaatttttcaataaagGTTTTGATAAAGCTGAATCACATAGAGAAAATGTGAAACCTGAGGACTTTGTTAAATCGATAATGTCCAGTAAAGATAGAATTGGCATTGATATCAATGGATCCATTGATGAGGTTACTTCAGAAAGCACACTAGAGTTTTTGCTTGTAGAACAATTTATTACTGAACATTTTCAGAATCCTGATGCATTTGACATAAATGCAGTGACAACAGAAGTTGAAGGTACCTTATCCGAAGGTTGTTTTGATACTTTTTCCGAATGTGAATTTGATGCTTTTTCCGAAGCCCCAAGAGAAGATGCTAAACCTGAGGACTCAAGTAAATCAATCCTTTACAGGAAAGACTGGAATGTAAATGATAAAGAACCCAGTGATGATATCACTTCAAAGAGCACACTTGTTTCTGTACATGAAGAACGGGAATTTGCCACCGAGAATTTTCAGAACTCAAATACAGTTGGCATAAATACATTAACTACAGAGGCTGAGGATACTCTTTCTAGTGAAGGTTTTGACACCGAGAATTGTCAGAACTCAAATACAATTGGCATAAATACAGTGACTAAAAAAGTTGAGGATACTCTTTCCAGTGAAGGTTTTGATAAAGCTGTAGCAGAAAGAGAAGATGCCAAACCCGAGGACTCAAGTAAATCAATCATTTACAACAAAGACTGCAACGGAGATGATAAAGAACGGTCCATTGATGATATCACTTCAAAGAGCACACTGGATTCTGTGCATGAAGCACATGAATTTGCTGCTGAAAACTTTCCGAAGTCAAGTACAATTGACACAAATTCAGTGACTACTAAAGTTGATGATACTCTTTCCAGTAAAGGTTTTGATAAAGCTGAAGCAGAAAGAGAAAATGTCAAACCTGAGGACTTGAGTGAATCGGTTATTTACAGCGAATACAACAACAAAGAAGAGTCTATTGATGAGATCACATCAAAGAGCACACTGGATTCATCTAATGAAGAAACACAATTTGCTGCTGAACACTTTCAGAAGCCAGATACAATTGGCATAAATGCACTGACTACAGAAGTTGATAATACTCTTTCCAGTGAAGGTTGTGATAAAGCCGAAGCACAAAGAGAAGATGTTCAACCTGAGGACTCAAGCAAATCACTCATTTACGGCAATGGCAATGACAAAGAAGTGTCAATTGATGAGATCACATCAAACACTACACTGGATACATTGCATGAAGAACAGCAAGTTTCTGCCGAACACTTTCAGAAGCCAAATACAATTGACATAAACGTGGTCACTACAAAAGTCGATGATATTTCTTCCAATGATGGTTTCGATAAAGCTGAAGCACAGAATGGAAATTCCAACCCTGACAGCCCTAGTAAATCTATTGTGTTCAGTGACGACAAAAGTGACAATGATAAAGTTGGTTTCATTGATGAGGAAAAAGCATCACCTGCTAAGGTTGAACAAGACACTGATACTTTAAACTGCTTGAAGGAAAGTAAAAACTCTGAAGCATTTACACCAAATGGTGATAATAATGACATTGTGGTTGATAAGACACCAAATGAAATTTCCTTAAGCACAAATAATTCAGTAGGTGGTGACAAAACAAAGAGGGTGTTGAGTAATTCCGGCCAACAAAGAGCTGATGCTTTGGAGTCTCTGCTTGAGTTATGCGCTCATTTACTTAAGCAAGGAAAGCTTGAAGAGCTTGCCGCAGTGCTAAGACCCTTCGGAGAAGACACAGTTTCATCCAGAGAAACAGCTATATGGCTGACAAAAAGCCTCTTGTCGTCACAAAAATTTAATCCAGAAACCTAG
- the LOC123898900 gene encoding STE20-like serine/threonine-protein kinase isoform X2, translated as MLGWRRAENIKKSRGSFFPEEKVCKWMTQLLLAVDYLHSNRVLHRDLKCSNIFLSKENNIRLGDFGLAKLLNADDLASSAVGTLNYMCPEIFADMPYGYKSDIWSLGCCMFEIVAHQPAFRAPDRAGLINKINRSTISPMPIVYSSTLKQLIKSMLRKNPEHRPTAAELLRHPHLQPFVLRSRNAPSVFLPVHLISCDSPKKSYKSTGGNDNRDKEEGFVNHLEHVYPFEVNGDVQTRNRPNGRKLAVSKSTEDNLETKMVDPTSYTLEFSTSISGSKDESTTSESTVCSVCKEVDFRSRAARGMTESEITSKSTLDSAHEKQVFATENFQKSYAVDINAVTKKIEDTFSNEDSSGNDKDASTSDEVTSQCTRDTLDVEQRFTVEHFQKGDSIDINALTREDKYKFFNKGFDKAESHRENVKPEDFVKSIMSSKDRIGIDINGSIDEVTSESTLEFLLVEQFITEHFQNPDAFDINAVTTEVEGTLSEGCFDTFSECEFDAFSEAPREDAKPEDSSKSILYRKDWNVNDKEPSDDITSKSTLVSVHEEREFATENFQNSNTVGINTLTTEAEDTLSSEGFDTENCQNSNTIGINTVTKKVEDTLSSEGFDKAVAEREDAKPEDSSKSIIYNKDCNGDDKERSIDDITSKSTLDSVHEAHEFAAENFPKSSTIDTNSVTTKVDDTLSSKGFDKAEAERENVKPEDLSESVIYSEYNNKEESIDEITSKSTLDSSNEETQFAAEHFQKPDTIGINALTTEVDNTLSSEGCDKAEAQREDVQPEDSSKSLIYGNGNDKEVSIDEITSNTTLDTLHEEQQVSAEHFQKPNTIDINVVTTKVDDISSNDGFDKAEAQNGNSNPDSPSKSIVFSDDKSDNDKVGFIDEEKASPAKVEQDTDTLNCLKESKNSEAFTPNGDNNDIVVDKTPNEISLSTNNSVGGDKTKRVLSNSGQQRADALESLLELCAHLLKQGKLEELAAVLRPFGEDTVSSRETAIWLTKSLLSSQKFNPET; from the exons ATGCTTGGGTGGAGAAG GGCTGAGAATATAAAGAAATCTCGAGGATCTTTTTTTCCAGAGGAG AAAGTCTGCAAATGGATGACTCAATTGTTGCTAGCTGTCGACTACCTGCACTCTAACCGTGTGCTCCACAGAGATCTTAAG TGTTCCAACATATTCCTCTCCAAAGAAAACAACATTCGTCTAG GTGACTTTGGTCTTGCGAAGCTACTAAACGCAGACGATCTCGCTTCTTCG GCTGTTGGAACTCTAAATTACATGTGTCCCGAGATCTTTGCGGATATGCCATATGGTTATAAATCTGACATATGGTCACTTG GTTGCTGCATGTTTGAAATTGTTGCACATCAGCCGGCATTTCGTGCTCCA GACAGGGCTGGActtatcaataaaataaatagatccACCATTTCTCCGATGCCAATTGTTTACTCTTCCACACT GAAACAACTTATCAAGAGCATGCTGAGGAAAAACCCTGAACACAGACCAACA GCGGCTGAATTGTTGAGACATCCTCATTTACAACCTTTTGTTCTTCGCTCTCGTAATGCACCATCGGTTTTTCTTCCGGTACATCTCATAAGTTGTGACTCGCCAAAAAAATCTTACAAATCTACTGGTGGCAATGACAATAGGGACAAAGAAGAAGGATTTGTAAACCATTTGGAGCATGTTTATCCGTTTGAGGTAAATGGAGATGTACAGACAAGAAACCGACCAAATGGTCGCAAATTAGCAGTGTCAAAAAGCACAGAAGACAACCTTGAGACTAAAATGGTTGATCCTACCAGCTACACATTGGAATTCTCTACTAGTATTAGTGGCTCAAAAGACGAGTCGACAACATCTGAATCAACCGTTTGCAGCGTGTGCAAGGAAGTAGACTTCAGAAGTAGAGCTGCAAGAGGTATGACTGAAAGTGAGATCACTTCAAAGAGTACCCTAGATTCTGCGCATGAAAAGCAAGTATTTGCTactgaaaattttcaaaagtcATATGCAGTTGACATAAATGCAGTgactaaaaaaattgaagatacTTTTTCCAATGAAGACAGCAGTGGCAATGATAAAGATGCGTCCACCAGTGATGAGGTCACATCACAATGTACTCGAGATACTCTAGATGTAGAACAAAGATTTACTGTTGAACATTTTCAGAAGGGTGATTCAATTGACATAAATGCATTAACTAGAGaagacaaatataaatttttcaataaagGTTTTGATAAAGCTGAATCACATAGAGAAAATGTGAAACCTGAGGACTTTGTTAAATCGATAATGTCCAGTAAAGATAGAATTGGCATTGATATCAATGGATCCATTGATGAGGTTACTTCAGAAAGCACACTAGAGTTTTTGCTTGTAGAACAATTTATTACTGAACATTTTCAGAATCCTGATGCATTTGACATAAATGCAGTGACAACAGAAGTTGAAGGTACCTTATCCGAAGGTTGTTTTGATACTTTTTCCGAATGTGAATTTGATGCTTTTTCCGAAGCCCCAAGAGAAGATGCTAAACCTGAGGACTCAAGTAAATCAATCCTTTACAGGAAAGACTGGAATGTAAATGATAAAGAACCCAGTGATGATATCACTTCAAAGAGCACACTTGTTTCTGTACATGAAGAACGGGAATTTGCCACCGAGAATTTTCAGAACTCAAATACAGTTGGCATAAATACATTAACTACAGAGGCTGAGGATACTCTTTCTAGTGAAGGTTTTGACACCGAGAATTGTCAGAACTCAAATACAATTGGCATAAATACAGTGACTAAAAAAGTTGAGGATACTCTTTCCAGTGAAGGTTTTGATAAAGCTGTAGCAGAAAGAGAAGATGCCAAACCCGAGGACTCAAGTAAATCAATCATTTACAACAAAGACTGCAACGGAGATGATAAAGAACGGTCCATTGATGATATCACTTCAAAGAGCACACTGGATTCTGTGCATGAAGCACATGAATTTGCTGCTGAAAACTTTCCGAAGTCAAGTACAATTGACACAAATTCAGTGACTACTAAAGTTGATGATACTCTTTCCAGTAAAGGTTTTGATAAAGCTGAAGCAGAAAGAGAAAATGTCAAACCTGAGGACTTGAGTGAATCGGTTATTTACAGCGAATACAACAACAAAGAAGAGTCTATTGATGAGATCACATCAAAGAGCACACTGGATTCATCTAATGAAGAAACACAATTTGCTGCTGAACACTTTCAGAAGCCAGATACAATTGGCATAAATGCACTGACTACAGAAGTTGATAATACTCTTTCCAGTGAAGGTTGTGATAAAGCCGAAGCACAAAGAGAAGATGTTCAACCTGAGGACTCAAGCAAATCACTCATTTACGGCAATGGCAATGACAAAGAAGTGTCAATTGATGAGATCACATCAAACACTACACTGGATACATTGCATGAAGAACAGCAAGTTTCTGCCGAACACTTTCAGAAGCCAAATACAATTGACATAAACGTGGTCACTACAAAAGTCGATGATATTTCTTCCAATGATGGTTTCGATAAAGCTGAAGCACAGAATGGAAATTCCAACCCTGACAGCCCTAGTAAATCTATTGTGTTCAGTGACGACAAAAGTGACAATGATAAAGTTGGTTTCATTGATGAGGAAAAAGCATCACCTGCTAAGGTTGAACAAGACACTGATACTTTAAACTGCTTGAAGGAAAGTAAAAACTCTGAAGCATTTACACCAAATGGTGATAATAATGACATTGTGGTTGATAAGACACCAAATGAAATTTCCTTAAGCACAAATAATTCAGTAGGTGGTGACAAAACAAAGAGGGTGTTGAGTAATTCCGGCCAACAAAGAGCTGATGCTTTGGAGTCTCTGCTTGAGTTATGCGCTCATTTACTTAAGCAAGGAAAGCTTGAAGAGCTTGCCGCAGTGCTAAGACCCTTCGGAGAAGACACAGTTTCATCCAGAGAAACAGCTATATGGCTGACAAAAAGCCTCTTGTCGTCACAAAAATTTAATCCAGAAACCTAG
- the LOC123898900 gene encoding uncharacterized protein LOC123898900 isoform X3: protein MVINLTYGHLVAACLKLLHISRHFVLQAGLINKINRSTISPMPIVYSSTLKQLIKSMLRKNPEHRPTAAELLRHPHLQPFVLRSRNAPSVFLPVHLISCDSPKKSYKSTGGNDNRDKEEGFVNHLEHVYPFEVNGDVQTRNRPNGRKLAVSKSTEDNLETKMVDPTSYTLEFSTSISGSKDESTTSESTVCSVCKEVDFRSRAARGMTESEITSKSTLDSAHEKQVFATENFQKSYAVDINAVTKKIEDTFSNEDSSGNDKDASTSDEVTSQCTRDTLDVEQRFTVEHFQKGDSIDINALTREDKYKFFNKGFDKAESHRENVKPEDFVKSIMSSKDRIGIDINGSIDEVTSESTLEFLLVEQFITEHFQNPDAFDINAVTTEVEGTLSEGCFDTFSECEFDAFSEAPREDAKPEDSSKSILYRKDWNVNDKEPSDDITSKSTLVSVHEEREFATENFQNSNTVGINTLTTEAEDTLSSEGFDTENCQNSNTIGINTVTKKVEDTLSSEGFDKAVAEREDAKPEDSSKSIIYNKDCNGDDKERSIDDITSKSTLDSVHEAHEFAAENFPKSSTIDTNSVTTKVDDTLSSKGFDKAEAERENVKPEDLSESVIYSEYNNKEESIDEITSKSTLDSSNEETQFAAEHFQKPDTIGINALTTEVDNTLSSEGCDKAEAQREDVQPEDSSKSLIYGNGNDKEVSIDEITSNTTLDTLHEEQQVSAEHFQKPNTIDINVVTTKVDDISSNDGFDKAEAQNGNSNPDSPSKSIVFSDDKSDNDKVGFIDEEKASPAKVEQDTDTLNCLKESKNSEAFTPNGDNNDIVVDKTPNEISLSTNNSVGGDKTKRVLSNSGQQRADALESLLELCAHLLKQGKLEELAAVLRPFGEDTVSSRETAIWLTKSLLSSQKFNPET from the exons ATGGTTATAAATCTGACATATGGTCACTTG GTTGCTGCATGTTTGAAATTGTTGCACATCAGCCGGCATTTCGTGCTCCA GGCTGGActtatcaataaaataaatagatccACCATTTCTCCGATGCCAATTGTTTACTCTTCCACACT GAAACAACTTATCAAGAGCATGCTGAGGAAAAACCCTGAACACAGACCAACA GCGGCTGAATTGTTGAGACATCCTCATTTACAACCTTTTGTTCTTCGCTCTCGTAATGCACCATCGGTTTTTCTTCCGGTACATCTCATAAGTTGTGACTCGCCAAAAAAATCTTACAAATCTACTGGTGGCAATGACAATAGGGACAAAGAAGAAGGATTTGTAAACCATTTGGAGCATGTTTATCCGTTTGAGGTAAATGGAGATGTACAGACAAGAAACCGACCAAATGGTCGCAAATTAGCAGTGTCAAAAAGCACAGAAGACAACCTTGAGACTAAAATGGTTGATCCTACCAGCTACACATTGGAATTCTCTACTAGTATTAGTGGCTCAAAAGACGAGTCGACAACATCTGAATCAACCGTTTGCAGCGTGTGCAAGGAAGTAGACTTCAGAAGTAGAGCTGCAAGAGGTATGACTGAAAGTGAGATCACTTCAAAGAGTACCCTAGATTCTGCGCATGAAAAGCAAGTATTTGCTactgaaaattttcaaaagtcATATGCAGTTGACATAAATGCAGTgactaaaaaaattgaagatacTTTTTCCAATGAAGACAGCAGTGGCAATGATAAAGATGCGTCCACCAGTGATGAGGTCACATCACAATGTACTCGAGATACTCTAGATGTAGAACAAAGATTTACTGTTGAACATTTTCAGAAGGGTGATTCAATTGACATAAATGCATTAACTAGAGaagacaaatataaatttttcaataaagGTTTTGATAAAGCTGAATCACATAGAGAAAATGTGAAACCTGAGGACTTTGTTAAATCGATAATGTCCAGTAAAGATAGAATTGGCATTGATATCAATGGATCCATTGATGAGGTTACTTCAGAAAGCACACTAGAGTTTTTGCTTGTAGAACAATTTATTACTGAACATTTTCAGAATCCTGATGCATTTGACATAAATGCAGTGACAACAGAAGTTGAAGGTACCTTATCCGAAGGTTGTTTTGATACTTTTTCCGAATGTGAATTTGATGCTTTTTCCGAAGCCCCAAGAGAAGATGCTAAACCTGAGGACTCAAGTAAATCAATCCTTTACAGGAAAGACTGGAATGTAAATGATAAAGAACCCAGTGATGATATCACTTCAAAGAGCACACTTGTTTCTGTACATGAAGAACGGGAATTTGCCACCGAGAATTTTCAGAACTCAAATACAGTTGGCATAAATACATTAACTACAGAGGCTGAGGATACTCTTTCTAGTGAAGGTTTTGACACCGAGAATTGTCAGAACTCAAATACAATTGGCATAAATACAGTGACTAAAAAAGTTGAGGATACTCTTTCCAGTGAAGGTTTTGATAAAGCTGTAGCAGAAAGAGAAGATGCCAAACCCGAGGACTCAAGTAAATCAATCATTTACAACAAAGACTGCAACGGAGATGATAAAGAACGGTCCATTGATGATATCACTTCAAAGAGCACACTGGATTCTGTGCATGAAGCACATGAATTTGCTGCTGAAAACTTTCCGAAGTCAAGTACAATTGACACAAATTCAGTGACTACTAAAGTTGATGATACTCTTTCCAGTAAAGGTTTTGATAAAGCTGAAGCAGAAAGAGAAAATGTCAAACCTGAGGACTTGAGTGAATCGGTTATTTACAGCGAATACAACAACAAAGAAGAGTCTATTGATGAGATCACATCAAAGAGCACACTGGATTCATCTAATGAAGAAACACAATTTGCTGCTGAACACTTTCAGAAGCCAGATACAATTGGCATAAATGCACTGACTACAGAAGTTGATAATACTCTTTCCAGTGAAGGTTGTGATAAAGCCGAAGCACAAAGAGAAGATGTTCAACCTGAGGACTCAAGCAAATCACTCATTTACGGCAATGGCAATGACAAAGAAGTGTCAATTGATGAGATCACATCAAACACTACACTGGATACATTGCATGAAGAACAGCAAGTTTCTGCCGAACACTTTCAGAAGCCAAATACAATTGACATAAACGTGGTCACTACAAAAGTCGATGATATTTCTTCCAATGATGGTTTCGATAAAGCTGAAGCACAGAATGGAAATTCCAACCCTGACAGCCCTAGTAAATCTATTGTGTTCAGTGACGACAAAAGTGACAATGATAAAGTTGGTTTCATTGATGAGGAAAAAGCATCACCTGCTAAGGTTGAACAAGACACTGATACTTTAAACTGCTTGAAGGAAAGTAAAAACTCTGAAGCATTTACACCAAATGGTGATAATAATGACATTGTGGTTGATAAGACACCAAATGAAATTTCCTTAAGCACAAATAATTCAGTAGGTGGTGACAAAACAAAGAGGGTGTTGAGTAATTCCGGCCAACAAAGAGCTGATGCTTTGGAGTCTCTGCTTGAGTTATGCGCTCATTTACTTAAGCAAGGAAAGCTTGAAGAGCTTGCCGCAGTGCTAAGACCCTTCGGAGAAGACACAGTTTCATCCAGAGAAACAGCTATATGGCTGACAAAAAGCCTCTTGTCGTCACAAAAATTTAATCCAGAAACCTAG